In Deinococcus misasensis DSM 22328, a single window of DNA contains:
- a CDS encoding polysaccharide deacetylase family protein — MKKTVMTLLASFALGGLPVHAESVALVYHRVGASNGMTLGVEAQSLREHILRLKDSGHSFAVASQAQNCADTCVLVTFDDGYRDVYEQAFPVLKELGVPATFFVITSKIGTEGFVTWAELKEMQAAGWEIQSHTANHARLIDLTPEDLKAELQKSQQAIQENLGTEAKCVAYPFGVHDQRVRNVVSETYTCGFGMWMGLNGDTTDPFALHRPFISPWDGTSFLNFKASTGMDHTLSILLLPLLDWQLGTPNPVRNSSINPFPYTLFGDIEYSLSASWGQREHTLRYRKNDFSAQLNLQRGNQSNHEFTVAYHLEPVSVGVGYGNGGVLLGGSLNLWNRGETYGYYQPQSGQYGFGAEVLPISYLRVRGSYGNLDGLNAGAEYALPLVESEGRPYRLNLDYDHQKWLAGGSAYFGSFKLKVSSDFQTTVKLKFSALW, encoded by the coding sequence ATGAAGAAGACCGTCATGACCTTGCTGGCTTCCTTTGCTCTGGGAGGTCTTCCGGTCCACGCTGAAAGTGTGGCGCTGGTGTACCACCGTGTGGGGGCCTCCAACGGCATGACGCTCGGGGTGGAGGCCCAGAGCCTGCGTGAACACATTTTGCGCCTGAAAGACAGCGGACACAGCTTCGCGGTGGCATCACAGGCACAAAATTGTGCAGACACCTGTGTGCTGGTCACGTTCGATGATGGTTATCGGGACGTGTACGAGCAGGCCTTTCCGGTTTTGAAGGAACTCGGGGTGCCTGCCACCTTCTTTGTGATCACCAGCAAAATCGGCACTGAAGGGTTTGTGACCTGGGCTGAGCTGAAAGAAATGCAGGCTGCAGGATGGGAAATCCAGTCCCACACCGCCAATCATGCCCGCCTGATTGATCTGACCCCAGAGGACCTGAAGGCAGAGCTGCAAAAAAGCCAGCAGGCCATTCAGGAGAACCTCGGAACGGAAGCCAAGTGCGTGGCCTACCCGTTCGGGGTGCATGACCAGAGGGTGCGCAATGTGGTCTCGGAAACGTACACCTGCGGTTTTGGCATGTGGATGGGCCTGAACGGAGACACCACCGATCCTTTCGCCTTGCACCGCCCCTTCATCAGCCCATGGGATGGCACCTCTTTTCTGAACTTCAAAGCCAGCACCGGAATGGACCATACGCTCTCCATCCTCTTGCTTCCTTTGCTGGACTGGCAACTGGGCACGCCCAATCCTGTGCGCAATTCCAGCATCAACCCCTTTCCTTACACCCTGTTCGGAGACATCGAATACAGCCTGAGTGCTTCCTGGGGGCAGCGCGAACACACCCTCAGGTACCGCAAGAACGATTTCAGCGCCCAGTTGAACCTGCAAAGGGGCAACCAGAGCAACCATGAATTCACAGTGGCGTACCACTTGGAGCCTGTGTCTGTTGGGGTTGGATATGGCAACGGTGGCGTCCTGCTGGGAGGAAGCCTCAACCTCTGGAACAGGGGCGAAACCTACGGCTATTACCAGCCCCAATCTGGACAGTATGGTTTCGGTGCAGAAGTGCTGCCCATCTCTTACCTGAGGGTGAGAGGCAGCTATGGCAATCTGGACGGCCTGAATGCAGGTGCAGAATACGCCCTGCCTCTGGTGGAATCGGAAGGTCGGCCTTACCGCCTGAATCTGGATTACGACCACCAGAAATGGCTGGCTGGCGGAAGCGCTTATTTTGGCAGCTTCAAACTGAAAGTCTCCAGCGACTTTCAGACCACCGTCAAACTCAAATTCTCTGCGCTCTGGTGA
- the pheT gene encoding phenylalanine--tRNA ligase subunit beta: protein MKIPYSWLKELLPNVPSAHELEPLLAQLGLPVEEIVDVPAPPAGVVYGEVLTCEPMEGTQLHKLTVNVGEEQTIVTGAPNARAGVGVAVVTPGTTLGDVTYGIRKMQGIDSWGMCASAKELGIGEGASGLLLLPLGTARPGVELKDLWSADEVLDVEVTPNRADALSVLGVARDLAAYLNLELVPPSRGLEPQGAGEVKLTVSQEKTVLHKDPENKPRPGCNHFVARTVSGAQNGPSPLWLQRRLMLAGMRPINAIVDISNVVMLELGQPTAFYDARDLPGKEIVVNYSGNETAKALDGADHELVEGQDAVIRNGQGQVIGIAGIMGGHLGRVQDDTQDVVIESAHFDPVRLRRTSTRLGLKTDAVYRYERGVDPALPLWAANRIVELLRDVTGATVHEGATVVDHRQPIQDILLDADYARRLLGLNIDNSTMQEVLEKLGAKVTLEDNTLRVTPPSWRIDMLIPEDIIEEIARIYGYDKLNETLPSIQVNEDNIGADRESRLRREVKQVFSGLGFQEVVTYTFTNAEEAKAAKAPEPVVELRNPLTSDRTHMRTALYPSLLKVAQTNKDEPRLLIFEVGHIFPKEGETERLGALMRGPLATGNWQKGIQSDFYTFKALLESAAHALGTDVRLKAVKGNAPEYLHPGIVGEVVWNGQSIGHIGQVHPAVAFNLGLKADLYLLDLQMPLPGREWSFHDVNRNPAALRDLAVIAPKSVSYAEVEDLIHAHGGSLLEKVEVFDVYSGAPIPEGQRSIAVRLTYRGSRTLQDTEVNTDLQNLIGSLKTAGLGIREQ, encoded by the coding sequence ATGAAAATCCCTTACAGCTGGCTGAAAGAACTGCTTCCCAATGTTCCCAGCGCCCATGAACTGGAACCCCTTCTGGCCCAACTGGGCCTGCCCGTCGAAGAAATCGTGGATGTGCCTGCCCCTCCTGCTGGAGTGGTGTACGGCGAGGTCCTGACCTGTGAGCCCATGGAAGGCACCCAGCTTCACAAACTCACCGTGAATGTCGGAGAGGAGCAAACCATTGTGACCGGCGCACCCAACGCCAGAGCAGGGGTGGGTGTGGCGGTGGTCACCCCCGGAACCACCCTTGGGGATGTGACCTACGGCATTCGCAAGATGCAGGGCATTGATTCATGGGGCATGTGTGCCAGTGCCAAAGAACTGGGCATCGGTGAAGGGGCCAGCGGTTTGCTTTTGCTGCCTCTGGGCACCGCCCGACCCGGCGTGGAACTGAAAGACCTCTGGTCTGCCGATGAGGTGCTGGATGTGGAGGTCACCCCCAACCGCGCAGACGCCCTGAGCGTGCTGGGTGTGGCCCGCGATCTGGCCGCCTACCTGAACCTTGAACTGGTGCCTCCTTCCAGAGGACTGGAACCTCAGGGTGCCGGAGAGGTCAAACTGACAGTTTCTCAGGAAAAAACCGTCTTGCACAAAGATCCAGAGAACAAACCCCGTCCGGGTTGCAACCATTTCGTGGCCCGCACCGTGTCAGGTGCCCAGAACGGTCCCAGCCCCCTGTGGTTGCAGCGTCGCCTGATGCTGGCCGGAATGCGCCCGATCAATGCCATTGTGGACATCAGCAACGTGGTGATGCTGGAACTCGGGCAACCCACCGCGTTCTATGATGCACGCGACCTGCCCGGCAAAGAGATCGTGGTGAATTACTCTGGCAACGAAACCGCCAAGGCCCTTGATGGTGCAGACCACGAACTGGTCGAAGGTCAGGATGCCGTGATCCGCAACGGTCAGGGACAGGTCATTGGAATTGCCGGAATCATGGGTGGACATCTGGGCCGTGTGCAGGATGACACACAGGATGTGGTCATCGAATCTGCCCACTTCGATCCCGTGCGCCTGCGCCGCACTTCCACCCGTCTGGGCCTCAAGACCGACGCCGTGTACCGCTACGAGCGTGGTGTGGACCCTGCCCTCCCCCTCTGGGCCGCCAACCGCATTGTGGAACTGCTGCGCGATGTCACCGGAGCCACCGTGCATGAAGGGGCAACCGTGGTGGACCACCGCCAGCCCATTCAGGACATCCTGCTGGATGCCGATTACGCCCGCAGGCTGCTGGGCCTGAACATCGACAACAGCACCATGCAAGAGGTGCTGGAGAAACTCGGGGCCAAAGTGACCCTTGAGGACAACACCTTGCGCGTGACCCCTCCAAGCTGGCGCATTGACATGCTGATCCCTGAGGACATCATCGAGGAAATTGCCCGCATTTACGGCTACGACAAGCTGAACGAGACCCTTCCCAGCATTCAGGTCAATGAGGACAACATTGGAGCAGACCGGGAAAGCCGCCTGCGCCGGGAAGTGAAACAGGTGTTCTCTGGACTGGGCTTCCAGGAGGTGGTGACTTACACCTTCACCAATGCAGAGGAAGCAAAAGCTGCGAAGGCCCCCGAGCCTGTGGTGGAACTGCGCAATCCGCTGACCTCAGACCGCACCCACATGCGCACAGCCCTGTACCCCAGCCTGCTGAAAGTGGCACAGACCAACAAAGACGAACCCCGCCTCCTGATCTTCGAAGTGGGCCACATCTTCCCCAAAGAAGGGGAAACCGAACGTCTGGGTGCCCTGATGCGCGGTCCTCTGGCCACCGGAAACTGGCAGAAAGGCATTCAGAGCGACTTCTACACCTTCAAAGCCCTGCTGGAAAGTGCAGCCCACGCTTTAGGGACAGATGTGCGCCTGAAAGCGGTGAAAGGAAACGCCCCCGAGTACCTGCATCCCGGCATCGTCGGAGAGGTGGTCTGGAACGGCCAGAGCATCGGGCACATCGGACAGGTGCATCCTGCGGTGGCTTTCAATCTGGGCCTCAAAGCCGACCTGTACCTGCTGGACCTGCAAATGCCCCTGCCAGGCCGCGAATGGTCCTTCCATGATGTGAACCGCAACCCTGCCGCCCTGCGTGACCTTGCAGTGATTGCCCCCAAATCGGTCAGTTACGCCGAAGTGGAGGACCTGATTCACGCCCACGGAGGCAGCCTGCTGGAGAAAGTGGAGGTGTTCGATGTGTACTCTGGTGCCCCCATCCCCGAGGGCCAGCGCAGCATTGCTGTGCGCCTGACCTACCGTGGAAGCCGCACCCTGCAGGACACCGAAGTGAACACCGACCTGCAAAACCTGATTGGAAGCCTCAAAACCGCCGGGCTGGGCATCCGCGAGCAGTAA